Sequence from the Candidatus Omnitrophota bacterium genome:
CATTGTTTCAATCGCCGAATCATTCCTAGGACATTTTCCGTTTAATAATTATTTTAGAAACTTATACCTCTTAACTAATAGAATACCTAAGGTTATCGCTGAAAGTATTGGGTAGAGAAATAAAACATGGGCTGCTGTATTTTTATCTGCTTGAAAAACGCCTATCCCAAATAAAAATATTGGTAAATTTACCAATGCATGCAAACCCATAGTATAGAGAACATACTTAAGGAGTTTTTTATTGATTCCTTGAATCGCTATGATCGTAAACATGCCATGCAACAAACATGCTACAAAACGTTCTTCAATGTATCCGCCTAATTGATGCCAGTGCAATCTCGAGATTAAGGCATTATGGGAAAGCCAAAAAGCGATAGTCCACATCTCACTGATACCAAAACCTAATCCTATTGTCATACCAACAGCAATTTTATTTGTTGTTTTTAGTTGTTGCCTAAAAAATGGGATTAGAAACGGGGATATTTTAATCAATTCTTCTGTGACAGGCGCATAAAAAAAAGAAATTAAAGAATACGCAAAGGGGATTGCTCCGCCAGAGGCAGGCACTGCAAAAATAAACTGAAGAAGTTTATCAACCGGGACTCTGATGAGATAAAAAACGATTACGAATTCGGGAAGAGAAATTAAGCCCAGCCACACAGCTGTTTTGGTTCTACCCTTGAGAAGGGCGGCGATGAACCCTCCTATTACTGCTAGAGCAATTGCAGTTGTAAATATCGCGGCAATATAAACGTTAGGTATTTCCATATAAAAAGAAAAGAATTATTTAAATTTTCTCAACAATAATGATGCATTTGTTCCCCAGAAACCGACAGAATTATTGATTACATAATCGACCGCTGCTTTGCGAGGCTTCTTAAAACAATAATCTAAGTCACATGCAGCGTCACTTTCCCCATCAGAACACGTGGGAGGAATAATCTGATTCTGCAAACACAGCACACAAGCCAAAGTTTCAAAAGCTCCACAGGCCCCTAAGCTGTGTCCGATAACAGGCTTAATTGTCGAGGTAGTAATATTGGTCGAAAAGATAGCCTTAAGAGCATTCGTTTCCATGATGTCATTGTAAAGAGTTCCTGTCCCATGTGAATTAACATATTTAACATTTTGCGGATCAATTTCTCCCAAGCATTCTCTCATTGTCGTTATTAATCCCAACCCCGTCATATCAGGCCTTGTTATATCATAAGCATCATTTGAGTTAGCGTAACCTTTTACTTCCGCTAGTATTTCCTCGTGAGCTCTAACCGCATTATCCATTCTCTGCAAAACTACAAAAGCCGCACCTTCCCCCAGTGTTGTGCCGTCTCGTGACGCAGTAAAGGGAGTGCTTCTTTTCTTCTTAGAAAGGACACGCAGCACATCCATTCCGCTAATAATGTAATCATCCAACGCTTCACACCCTCCTACAATAACGTGTTGTAATTGTCCGGTCTTAATCAAATGATAGCCATATCCAATAGCATTTAGTGACGAAGTGCATGAAGTCGAAATATTACAGTAAAAAGCTAGTTTCCGATCAAGAAGTTTCTCAATGGCTTTACGAGAAGGAAATAAGGAATCAGCTCCTTCTAGAATTCCGCTATGGTCGCCAAAACTCGATCCAACTATCAGATTTATTCTATCTTCATCAAAATGATTTAAAAGTGGCGTAAGCGCTGTTTTTATAAAGTGCTGATATTTATTTTTTACACCTTTCGCGCCATCAACAAAGTACATAAACCTCCCGGTTCTCTCATTGAATTGCACAGAGAAATCTTTTTTCAGCAAAATTGTATCCCAAAAACTATCTGTCGATTCTCCACAAATAGAGCACTGACTGATTCGGGTAATCACAACATCATAGAAAGGACTCATCATCTAAACTTAAACCTCCATCTATGGAAAGTTGAAATCCATTTTTTAAACGAATATTGTCAGATATTAAAAATAAAACAGTGCTGGCTATTTCCTGAGGCTTGCAAAATCTTCTCATTGGGATTTTTTGAAGAATTTTCTTTCGCTCTGTTTCAGATAGCCTCGTGATCATATCTGTTTCCACCATGCCAGGAATAAGAGTAAAAATTTTAACACCATATTGATCAAACTCCAAAGCCGCTGTTTTTGTCAACCCAAGAATCCCCGCCTTTGAAGCTGCATAATTGATTTCCTTAAACGCTCCTAGAAGAGCAGCCGTTGATGAAATATTTACAATCTTTCCCTGTCGACTCTTCATCATCTTTCTGCCAACAGCCTTTATACAGTTGAAACATCCTTTAAGGTTAACATCAATGACGGCATCCCAATCATCATCCGTCATATAAATAATAAATTGATTTCTAATTACACCCGCATTGTTAATGAGAAAATCGATGCGCCCTGTTTGAGAAAATATTTCATCGACCACCAGCTTGACATCGGCAAAATTAGAAACATCACATCTTAATCCCTGACAATGAACTTTAAATTTACTGCTGATGTTTTTAGACAAAAGCTTTGCTTTTTCCTCATTCTTAAAAAATGTAAAAAATACGTGACTGATTCCTGACTTAGCAAGCTCGAAGACTATTTTCTCCCCGATTCCTCCTGTGCCTCCTGTAATTAATACTGTTTTTTGCGTCTTTGCGAAATCAGTTGAGTAACTTTTGCTATTTAACGATTCGCTTTTCACAATAATTTAATCTCTTTAGGCAATCCTCTGTACCATTTATAATTTCCTAATAGCTTCTGCATCACCTCCAGACCTTTCCATTCATAAGCATCGACTTCTTTGTCTTGCTTTATAATCTTTCTCTTCTCTTCTTCAGTTATAATGTAGATAAAAAATGTTGCATTCTCTGCACCATCTTTACTTGTTATGTACTGGCCTTTAGGCATAATCCGAACTAATCTAGTAGGATCAATTTCATGCTTTTCATTAAATACTTCCTCTTCAATTTCTTTTTTCATTCCAGCTTCTGGATCATCTATGCCTATATGCCCACCTGCCGAAACATCATAAGCACCAGGCTTAGTGTCTTTGGTCTTCGACCTAACTTGAACCAAAACATTTCCTTGTAGATCAAGCATTAAGACTGATGCAATTCTATGCCATAACTTTTTTTGTGGGTCACCTAATATTTTTTTGTCATGCGCTATCTCTCGTGTAGTAATTTGAGCATTCCCACTCGCATCTTTCAAATATGTTCCATTTTCATCCGTAACCCTAATAAATTCTTCTTCTAAAAGCTTTTCTTTTGTAATTTCTCTATTCAATATTTCTTTATATTCTAAAATAAGGCCTTCTAACCTTTCATTAAGAGCCTCTTTATCGCTGTTAAAAAGCTTTATTAATTTGCCATAACTCTTGCGAGCATCCACATTAGAAGAGCTTGCATCCATCGGCTTGTTGCTGCCATCTTTCTGAGGCTCAATACGCAAAGACAACTTATAATCATCCCCCGCAGGCGAAGAGCTCAAAGCGCCTAACTCTTGCGTACGACTTAAAGGAATCTTCCCAAATTTCTCTCCTCCGGAGAAATATTTTCTAGGGATGACTCGCTGACTTGGCTGATCGTATTCTGTTTTAATAAAATCAAAAACACCTTTCTTAAATGATTCTACATAGCGGGAATAAATCTGGTCTTTGATTGTTGGGTCCGGCAGATCCACACCTTTAATTTTATTTTGATCAATATAAACTTTTGACAAAAGGCTTTCTTTAATCGTCTCTTTATACCATTGTGCCAAAATCAAAGATTGATAAATTTGCCTGATGGGAGCAAAATTCTTACCTTCGTTAACCTCACGTTCTATTTCAGGAAGAATAATTTCACGGACGATATCTGAAGCTAGCGTAGAGCGTTTAGCGCTTAGGTCTTTGTCATTGCTATCCTCTACCCGTTGTTCGCTATTCGCTAGCGCAAGATAATCTTCCTCCATCATTACCTTAAGATGGCTTTTGACAATGTAAACTGCATTGCCATTTTCATAGACCGTAGCCTCTTGGGGCACAATCCAAACCTTATTAAAAGTATCAACAGGAATCGTGGTTGTACCAAATTGCTCATAAGCTTTCTTATAAATTTTATCCCAAAATGCCTTGCCGAACTCTTTTTCCGGATAAATTAAAGATGCTGTGAGTTGCTTTAAAATATAGTCCTGTGCCAACATATCTTGTCCAAGCTCAGTCTTTCCGAGCGCATCAGGAACAATCCTATCTTTTTCATAAGGAGATAAATTGACCCACAGGTCATCCTGAGGAACTGTCATGGCGGCTAGAAAATATTTTACAAGTCGACTCGACTCTTCTTTGATCTGATCCTGCGTAAACTTTGTATTTCCGCTATCAACGATAAAATCAAAATAAAGAGGATTCTTAGAGTCGATCGTCATCCCCTTTAGCAAAACAGGAACAAAGGCAGGGCTTAGGTTGACCATGGTGCCCGGAACAGGAAGATTTAGTACGCTCTGAGCGTAGGAAGGCAAAACAGAAGACAAAAGAAAAACAAATATGATAAGAATGGACACAAATCCACGAAAACGCGCCCAATGTCTTCTTGGAATGCGGATAAAAAAAATACCCTTTTCAAGCACCTTGATTGAAAACATCGAAAAACCTTCTTTTCTCCGTGGCAAATTAAAACTAAGAATATTAATATTTATAACTGCAGATGGTAAAAGTATAGCATAGCTTTCTTTAAAAAACCAACTTGGCGTAATTCTTACAAAATCTTAATTTCTTCCAACGTGCCATAATGCAATATTTTACATTAGCCAATCTAACATTCATTCATTACATATGTCTCCTCATTTTTCTTAAATCAACAATAAAAAAACAAACACAAAAATATCGTTACTATGTTTGCACAAATGCCCAGAAGCGTGGCTACCATTCGTGCCCAAACCGATCGCTTAACGCGCAGGCTATAGAGGAAGCTTCGGTCGAGTATTTAAAGAGAATCTTGTCAGACACAAAAAAATTTAAAGAACGCTCTCAAGAAGCTGAAGCTCTTCTGTCCCCTATCTGGGATACGCTCTATCCAGAGGAAAAGCGAAGAATCCTGCGCGTTCTTGTTAAGAAAATCTACTATTCATCTGAAGCAAAGAAGCTTGGAATCAATCTAAACGGTAGCGATATTAAGCTTGAATTTGACGTTGATCTAAAAAAGGTGCGCACATTGAGTAAATGGCACAAAGAAACGGAAATCGAAAAAGAACCAAAGATTAGAAGAAGTTTGATTCTTGCCTATCAGATACAGAGGCTTATAGATGAGGACAAAATACCAAGCATAAAACAAGCGGCTGAATGGCTTAACGTAATCCCGGTTAGATTAGATCAAACCCTGAATATGCTCCTCTTGTCTCCGGCTATTCAAGAAGAAATTATTTTCTCACCAAATAAGCGCATTGCAGAAATCCCCGAATACAAAATACGCAGTATTATCAGCGAACCAGATTGGCAGAAACAGGGCCAGCTGTGGCGCGCATTACTCTCCTAGTATCTCTGTTTACGCTTACCCAAATTCCTAGTTAATGCCCAAAATATTGCTCAGATTAATCAAAATATCGACGATAATGCCATTAACTAGAAAGCATTAACTAAAGCGCGATTCAGAGATAAAGAGATAGATTGATGAGATTTATTAGACTGGTTTTAGAAAAAAGAATTGATTTGATGCGCGTTCCGCTCTTCTTACGACAACAATGCAAAAATATCTACCCTAACCCTTTGAAACGACAAGACATGAAAATAGCCCTGAATAGTTTAGCTACTCAGGGCTATTGGTATCTCTCTAATTAAATTTAGAGAGATTAAACTGGCTCCCCGGGGGTGTCTAAGTCTTAAATGTATCTCACTATCAGCTGCGCTTTATTATACAGGAAAAGATCAAATTATCGATTATATCGTCGGTTTAGAGATAAAGTTAGAGGAAAAAATGTCCGTTTTGTCCACTATTTTCAACCCGAAAAATACATAACTATTTGATATATAATCAATTAGCGATGTCCAAGCCACTTAGGGTGGACATTGTCATTTTCACCATCATATCTTTCCCAATTGGGCGATATAGAATTCTTTTCCCTCTCTATTTCTGCCCTTAACGAATCAAGAATAAACCCATCAATCCTCTTCCAAACATAGGAAGCAAACCTAACTGGTCTCAGAGCACCACACTTGTCTGTATAATAAAGATCATAAGTTTGAATCTTGTCGTAAAGAATAAAAACCGCTTCAGAAAAGATATCTTCGCCGAAACGGCGGATATAGGAAGGAAAAGCTTTTTTATAAATACGAAAAATAACGAAACTAATGTGCCGAAGAATAAGCGCTTCTGTTTCTTCCTTAAAACCTTTCTGCGCTTTATCGATAAGCTTTCTTTCTTCTTCAAGTGAAATAGCAGGATATTTAAAAATTCTTTTTCAATAAATTTCAAACATTTATCATATACGCCCATAGCCCACTAAAAACAACGTTTTCCTTGTTTCTTTTTACACTCGTTATCACATCGATAACAAACCTCATTCTTAAGAAAACCATCATCGAAATATTCCTTAATATTCTCCAATGTGGTGCTGGCAATATTCGCCAGCGCTTCTTTCGTGAAAAATCCCTGATGAGATGTGACCAGAACATTCGGGAATGTTAAAAGTCTCGCCAGCATATCATCACCAATCATCGAGTTAGAAAAATCTTCGAAGAAATATTCGCTTTCTTCCTCATAAACATCAAGTCCGGCAGATCCGACTGAGCCATTCTTTAAGCCCTCTATGAGGGCATCTGTCTTGATAAGCTTGCCTCTTCCTGTATTGATGATCATAACTCCACTCTTCATTTGTTTTATGCTCTCTTCATCAATCATATGATACGTCGCCTTTGACAAAGGACAATGCAAAGAAATAATATCAGATTCTTTGTATAGTTCTTCAAGGGTGCCATATTTAAACCCCTTTTCTTTTGAATATTCTTCATCTCTGTACTTATCGTAAGCGATAACCTTCATGCCAAATCCCGAAGCAATATCAATAAGACATTTGCCTATTTTTCCTGTTCCTAGGACACCTAAGGTTTTCCCATGCATGTCAAAACCGAGAAATCCATTGATGGAGAAATTTCCATCCCGTGTCCGATAATAAGCCCGATGAATTTTACGGTTTAAGCTAAGCATCAATGCAACCGCATGTTCTGCCACAGCGTAAGGGGAATATGCAGGAACACGAACAACATGGATAGTCTCGTAAGCAGCCTTGAGGTCAACATTGTTATATCCAGCACTTCGTAATGCAATTAATTCTACCTGACAATCCTTAAGGACATTTATAGTCTTTTTATCAACAGTATCATTTACGAACGCACAAACAACATCATGCCCCTGACTCAATCGAGCCGTATTAGAATTTAAATGACCATTAAAGTATTGAATCTCAAAATGATACTTTTTGTTGATCTCATCAAATACTTTCTGATCATAGGGTTTGGCATCATAAAAAAATATTTTTTTATTGCTCATTTTAAACCTCCTACCTCTGATAGATCAAATAATAAAAGCGATTAACTGGAGAATCTTTATAATGCTTTCCGCCCCTTAAGAGTGGACTGGTCCGTTCTTGTTCTCTTATTCCGATTTTATAGCAGAAATGATGTTTTGCATTATCTCTGGATCAGTAACGACACCGATGATTCCGTTAAGAATAAATTGGACTCCAACACATAGAAGTAAAAACCCCATAATCCTGCTTAAGGCATCCACTCCAGCTACTCCAAAGAATTTAACCACCATCGATGAAGCCCGTAAGACTGCGTAACAGATCATGGTGACAATTAGAATGCCGACAATAATAATAACATAATCAAAAACATGGTCGATCTCGGCAGCGAGGCCAATGGTCACAGCGATAGCACCAGGCCCGCTTAAGCTCGGCATAGCTAAAGGGGTAAATGAAATATCCGATTTTTTGCGACATTCTTGCTTTGATTCTTCCTTCATACCATCATCCTTGGGGTTCAGCATATTTACACCCACGTTGCAAACCATAAGCCCACCAGCAATCCTCAGCCCTGGAATCGATATGCCGAAGAATTCCATAATTAAAGAACCTGCAATCAGAAACGCGACTAAGATCCAAAACATATATATACAACCCATTGTTGCTTGCTGATTGCGTTTTTTTGCGGAATCTCCTTTGGTAATACCTAAAAAGAAAGCAGCTGTACTGACTGGATTTGCTATGGGCAATAACGCAAAAATTGTGCCTAACAATAATGGGATAACGTGATCTAATGACATTTGATTCCTTTAGAATATTATTATCTAATAAATTTTTTCAAACACAGCATAAAGGGGCACATTTCACATAACTACCCTAATAAAAAAGGTGCTCATTCTTAAATTCATCTTTCTGAAAATTCTTATATTATTAAACTTGCAAGATATAATTAATCTTAAACTTGAAACTCCTGTAGGTGCTGCGGAACAAGAATCTCACTCTTCATTTTCTCTTTTAATGTAGATGCAAATTCACGAGCTGTTTCTTTTTCAGAATGAACAATAAATATTTTTTCCGGAGTGTTCTTAATGCCTGAAACCCACTTTAATAATTCATTTTTATCTGCATGTGCTGAGAAACCATTAATT
This genomic interval carries:
- a CDS encoding beta-ketoacyl-[acyl-carrier-protein] synthase family protein encodes the protein MMSPFYDVVITRISQCSICGESTDSFWDTILLKKDFSVQFNERTGRFMYFVDGAKGVKNKYQHFIKTALTPLLNHFDEDRINLIVGSSFGDHSGILEGADSLFPSRKAIEKLLDRKLAFYCNISTSCTSSLNAIGYGYHLIKTGQLQHVIVGGCEALDDYIISGMDVLRVLSKKKRSTPFTASRDGTTLGEGAAFVVLQRMDNAVRAHEEILAEVKGYANSNDAYDITRPDMTGLGLITTMRECLGEIDPQNVKYVNSHGTGTLYNDIMETNALKAIFSTNITTSTIKPVIGHSLGACGAFETLACVLCLQNQIIPPTCSDGESDAACDLDYCFKKPRKAAVDYVINNSVGFWGTNASLLLRKFK
- a CDS encoding SDR family oxidoreductase produces the protein MKSESLNSKSYSTDFAKTQKTVLITGGTGGIGEKIVFELAKSGISHVFFTFFKNEEKAKLLSKNISSKFKVHCQGLRCDVSNFADVKLVVDEIFSQTGRIDFLINNAGVIRNQFIIYMTDDDWDAVIDVNLKGCFNCIKAVGRKMMKSRQGKIVNISSTAALLGAFKEINYAASKAGILGLTKTAALEFDQYGVKIFTLIPGMVETDMITRLSETERKKILQKIPMRRFCKPQEIASTVLFLISDNIRLKNGFQLSIDGGLSLDDESFL
- a CDS encoding NUDIX domain-containing protein; this encodes MFSIKVLEKGIFFIRIPRRHWARFRGFVSILIIFVFLLSSVLPSYAQSVLNLPVPGTMVNLSPAFVPVLLKGMTIDSKNPLYFDFIVDSGNTKFTQDQIKEESSRLVKYFLAAMTVPQDDLWVNLSPYEKDRIVPDALGKTELGQDMLAQDYILKQLTASLIYPEKEFGKAFWDKIYKKAYEQFGTTTIPVDTFNKVWIVPQEATVYENGNAVYIVKSHLKVMMEEDYLALANSEQRVEDSNDKDLSAKRSTLASDIVREIILPEIEREVNEGKNFAPIRQIYQSLILAQWYKETIKESLLSKVYIDQNKIKGVDLPDPTIKDQIYSRYVESFKKGVFDFIKTEYDQPSQRVIPRKYFSGGEKFGKIPLSRTQELGALSSSPAGDDYKLSLRIEPQKDGSNKPMDASSSNVDARKSYGKLIKLFNSDKEALNERLEGLILEYKEILNREITKEKLLEEEFIRVTDENGTYLKDASGNAQITTREIAHDKKILGDPQKKLWHRIASVLMLDLQGNVLVQVRSKTKDTKPGAYDVSAGGHIGIDDPEAGMKKEIEEEVFNEKHEIDPTRLVRIMPKGQYITSKDGAENATFFIYIITEEEKRKIIKQDKEVDAYEWKGLEVMQKLLGNYKWYRGLPKEIKLL
- a CDS encoding zinc ribbon domain-containing protein is translated as MQYFTLANLTFIHYICLLIFLKSTIKKQTQKYRYYVCTNAQKRGYHSCPNRSLNAQAIEEASVEYLKRILSDTKKFKERSQEAEALLSPIWDTLYPEEKRRILRVLVKKIYYSSEAKKLGINLNGSDIKLEFDVDLKKVRTLSKWHKETEIEKEPKIRRSLILAYQIQRLIDEDKIPSIKQAAEWLNVIPVRLDQTLNMLLLSPAIQEEIIFSPNKRIAEIPEYKIRSIISEPDWQKQGQLWRALLS
- a CDS encoding 2-hydroxyacid dehydrogenase, producing the protein MSNKKIFFYDAKPYDQKVFDEINKKYHFEIQYFNGHLNSNTARLSQGHDVVCAFVNDTVDKKTINVLKDCQVELIALRSAGYNNVDLKAAYETIHVVRVPAYSPYAVAEHAVALMLSLNRKIHRAYYRTRDGNFSINGFLGFDMHGKTLGVLGTGKIGKCLIDIASGFGMKVIAYDKYRDEEYSKEKGFKYGTLEELYKESDIISLHCPLSKATYHMIDEESIKQMKSGVMIINTGRGKLIKTDALIEGLKNGSVGSAGLDVYEEESEYFFEDFSNSMIGDDMLARLLTFPNVLVTSHQGFFTKEALANIASTTLENIKEYFDDGFLKNEVCYRCDNECKKKQGKRCF
- a CDS encoding MarC family NAAT transporter, whose product is MSLDHVIPLLLGTIFALLPIANPVSTAAFFLGITKGDSAKKRNQQATMGCIYMFWILVAFLIAGSLIMEFFGISIPGLRIAGGLMVCNVGVNMLNPKDDGMKEESKQECRKKSDISFTPLAMPSLSGPGAIAVTIGLAAEIDHVFDYVIIIVGILIVTMICYAVLRASSMVVKFFGVAGVDALSRIMGFLLLCVGVQFILNGIIGVVTDPEIMQNIISAIKSE